The following are from one region of the Hydrogenimonas sp. SS33 genome:
- a CDS encoding ATP-binding cassette domain-containing protein — MIAIDIEKPLQGGSGAMTLQVKLEVEAKGFLAVAGESGSGKTTLLRIVAGLEEARGKIVVGDEVWLDGKKALPPQKRRIGFVFQDYALFENMTVLQNLLFVENDKTLARHLLNLSGLEELSHRHPATLSGGQKQRVALCRAMMKRPRLLLMDEPLSALDPAMRARLQFDILRLHKEFGTTTFMVSHDPSEIYRLADRVIVLECGRVVRDGTPADVLLRTSGSQKFSFKGELLEILRRDVIHVAVIAIGQQIVEVVLDEAEAENLSAGDIVTVSTKAFAPVVMKS; from the coding sequence ATGATCGCCATCGACATCGAAAAACCTCTGCAGGGCGGGTCGGGGGCGATGACGCTGCAGGTGAAGCTGGAGGTGGAGGCGAAGGGTTTCTTGGCCGTCGCCGGAGAGAGCGGCAGCGGCAAAACGACCCTGCTTCGCATCGTTGCCGGCCTGGAAGAGGCGCGGGGGAAAATCGTCGTGGGCGACGAAGTGTGGCTCGATGGAAAGAAGGCGCTGCCGCCCCAGAAGCGGCGCATCGGTTTCGTTTTTCAAGATTACGCCCTCTTTGAGAATATGACGGTACTGCAAAACCTTCTTTTTGTCGAAAACGACAAAACCCTGGCCCGACATCTGCTGAACCTCAGCGGCCTCGAAGAGCTCTCCCACCGCCACCCCGCCACTCTCAGCGGCGGGCAGAAACAGCGGGTGGCCCTCTGCCGCGCCATGATGAAGCGCCCCCGGCTCCTGTTGATGGACGAACCCCTTTCGGCCCTCGACCCGGCCATGCGCGCCAGGCTGCAGTTCGATATTCTTCGCCTCCACAAGGAGTTCGGCACCACGACCTTCATGGTCAGCCACGACCCCAGCGAGATCTACCGCCTCGCCGACCGGGTCATCGTGCTCGAATGTGGCAGGGTCGTTCGCGACGGCACGCCGGCGGACGTGCTGCTGCGCACCTCCGGCAGCCAGAAGTTCTCTTTCAAAGGGGAATTGCTGGAGATTCTCAGACGCGACGTCATCCATGTCGCCGTCATCGCCATCGGCCAGCAGATCGTCGAAGTGGTCCTCGACGAGGCGGAGGCCGAAAACCTGAGCGCCGGCGACATCGTCACCGTCAGCACCAAAGCCTTCGCCCCCGTCGTCATGAAAAGCTAA
- a CDS encoding DNA-deoxyinosine glycosylase, which translates to MPKSSKSDTTSDAAGSPAAHPFDPIIDEDSKILILGSFPSLKSFEKAFYYAHPRNQFWPLLSDIFQKPASTKEERIALLKSAGIALWDVIAACERRNSADSNLKACEPNDIPALLQAYPNIGAIGFTGKKAESLFKRHFGKKVDLPTFLLPSPSPAYAALSYEEKLKRWRDILSEYL; encoded by the coding sequence ATGCCGAAGTCGAGTAAGAGCGACACCACTTCCGATGCGGCGGGATCCCCCGCCGCGCACCCCTTTGACCCCATTATCGACGAAGACTCCAAAATTCTGATACTCGGCTCCTTTCCGAGCCTCAAATCCTTCGAAAAAGCATTCTACTACGCCCATCCGAGAAACCAGTTCTGGCCCCTTCTGTCCGACATTTTTCAAAAGCCGGCTTCGACGAAAGAGGAGCGCATTGCGCTTTTGAAAAGTGCCGGCATCGCACTCTGGGACGTGATCGCCGCGTGCGAACGGAGAAATTCCGCCGACAGCAACCTCAAAGCGTGCGAACCCAACGACATTCCCGCGCTTTTGCAAGCGTATCCGAACATCGGGGCGATCGGGTTCACCGGGAAAAAGGCCGAATCGCTCTTCAAACGCCATTTCGGCAAAAAAGTCGACCTGCCCACTTTCCTGCTGCCCTCGCCATCGCCCGCCTATGCCGCGCTCTCCTATGAAGAGAAGCTGAAACGGTGGCGTGATATACTTTCCGAATATTTGTAA
- the modB gene encoding molybdate ABC transporter permease subunit, protein MPAIDWTPFLLSFKLAAVTTVILFFVALPAAWWLSRTRTRLKPVIEAVTSLPIVLPPSVLGFYILWGLSANSPVGAFFNDLFGVQLVFNFTGLVIASCLYSFPFMMQPLQSGFESLNKNMIEAAYIAGKSPTQTLLQVALPNIKPSLLTALIVTFAHTVGEFGVVLMVGGSIPGETKVASVAIYELVETMDYTTAHIYSAVMVAISFTVLLGVYLFNRYQKRRLGVY, encoded by the coding sequence ATGCCCGCCATCGACTGGACCCCCTTCCTCCTCTCTTTCAAGCTGGCCGCCGTGACGACGGTCATTCTCTTTTTCGTCGCCCTGCCCGCCGCCTGGTGGCTCAGCCGCACCCGCACCCGCCTCAAGCCGGTCATCGAAGCGGTGACGTCGCTGCCCATCGTGCTGCCCCCTTCGGTGCTCGGTTTCTACATCCTCTGGGGCCTTTCGGCCAACTCTCCCGTCGGCGCCTTCTTCAACGACCTCTTCGGCGTCCAGCTCGTCTTCAATTTCACGGGGCTCGTCATCGCCAGCTGCCTCTACTCCTTCCCCTTCATGATGCAGCCGCTGCAAAGCGGTTTCGAGAGCCTCAACAAAAATATGATCGAAGCGGCCTACATCGCCGGCAAGAGCCCGACCCAAACCCTGTTGCAGGTGGCGCTGCCCAATATCAAGCCCTCTTTGCTCACGGCGCTCATCGTCACCTTCGCCCACACCGTCGGGGAGTTCGGCGTCGTGCTGATGGTAGGCGGTTCGATCCCGGGTGAAACAAAAGTCGCCTCGGTCGCCATCTACGAACTTGTCGAAACGATGGACTACACCACGGCCCACATCTACAGCGCCGTCATGGTCGCCATCAGTTTCACGGTCCTGCTTGGCGTCTACCTCTTCAACCGCTACCAGAAACGCAGGCTGGGGGTCTACTGA
- a CDS encoding FeoA family protein: protein MMRLHQLPVGSKGRIVALRCESDTIRTRLNALGIVKGESVEMLKYTLAKNTYEVRVGQTRLALRKEEAEAVEVAA, encoded by the coding sequence ATGATGCGGCTCCATCAGCTTCCGGTCGGTTCGAAAGGGCGCATCGTGGCTTTGCGTTGCGAAAGCGACACCATCCGGACCCGGCTCAACGCCCTCGGCATCGTCAAAGGCGAAAGCGTTGAAATGTTAAAATACACCCTTGCCAAAAACACCTATGAAGTCCGTGTCGGCCAAACCCGCCTGGCTTTGAGAAAAGAGGAGGCAGAGGCCGTGGAGGTAGCAGCATGA
- the modA gene encoding molybdate ABC transporter substrate-binding protein, producing MIRIVKRCLILLLFATAAMAQAATLTVAMAANVSYAAKALVKAFEASHPGSCVRVILGSSGKLTAQIRNGAPYDLFLSADMGYPEALYREKIAVTKPRVYARGTLALFSPRPRDFSRGLAMLTSPDIRRIAVANPHTAPYGKAAVEALRKSGIFERVQSKIVYAESISQTVAYAMTAADIGLIAKSSLFSEKMGRFKEGRNWITVDPALYTPIDQGIVILKRGAENGACRAFYDFLLGPKAGEIFKAYGYLLP from the coding sequence ATGATACGAATCGTAAAACGTTGTTTGATTCTCCTTCTTTTTGCGACAGCCGCCATGGCGCAAGCCGCCACACTCACCGTCGCCATGGCCGCCAACGTCAGTTACGCCGCCAAAGCGCTGGTGAAGGCTTTTGAAGCCTCCCATCCGGGAAGCTGTGTGCGCGTCATTCTCGGCAGCAGCGGCAAATTGACGGCCCAGATACGCAACGGTGCCCCCTACGACCTTTTTCTCTCGGCGGATATGGGGTACCCCGAAGCCCTCTACCGTGAAAAGATCGCCGTGACCAAACCGAGAGTCTATGCCCGGGGGACCCTGGCGCTCTTCTCCCCCAGGCCCCGCGATTTTTCCAGGGGACTGGCGATGCTGACCTCCCCCGACATCCGCCGCATCGCCGTCGCCAACCCCCATACGGCGCCCTATGGCAAAGCGGCGGTGGAGGCACTTCGAAAGAGCGGGATTTTTGAACGGGTTCAAAGCAAAATCGTCTATGCCGAAAGCATCTCCCAGACCGTCGCCTACGCCATGACCGCCGCCGACATCGGCCTCATCGCCAAATCGTCGCTCTTTTCCGAAAAGATGGGCCGATTCAAAGAGGGGCGCAACTGGATCACGGTGGATCCGGCACTCTATACGCCGATCGACCAGGGGATCGTCATCCTCAAACGGGGGGCCGAAAACGGGGCATGCCGCGCCTTCTACGACTTCCTTCTCGGCCCCAAAGCGGGCGAAATTTTCAAAGCCTACGGGTATCTGCTGCCATGA
- a CDS encoding NYN domain-containing protein, which produces MIHYGNENGTLLRIGVFYDGNYFSHVSNYYNYEHPRRSRVSVSGLHRFIVHEISKAEGTAPERCRIVDAHYFRGRLSAVEAQERNALFRERQFDEVLMREGIISHFLPLAAGGEKGIDVWLALEALELAIHKRFDVVVLVAGDGDYLPLVRKLNTLGTRVCVLGWDFEYTDNQGNRRQTRTAQTLLNEANYPILMSTLIDDRARRNDPLVEELFIASAAPRLPRSSERAEKGTVLSVKEGYGFIRPENGGENLFFHYSDLEDIDWNELREGERVCYEAGRNEKGPCAHRVHRCTG; this is translated from the coding sequence ATGATCCATTACGGCAACGAAAACGGGACGCTGCTTCGCATCGGCGTCTTCTACGACGGGAACTACTTTTCACACGTAAGCAACTACTACAACTACGAGCATCCCCGAAGAAGCAGGGTGAGCGTCTCCGGGCTGCATCGGTTCATCGTCCATGAGATTTCGAAAGCGGAAGGGACGGCTCCGGAACGGTGCCGCATTGTCGATGCCCACTATTTCAGGGGGAGGCTCAGCGCCGTCGAGGCGCAGGAGCGCAATGCGCTTTTTAGGGAGAGGCAGTTTGACGAGGTTCTGATGAGAGAGGGGATCATCTCCCACTTTCTTCCCCTGGCGGCGGGGGGTGAGAAGGGCATCGATGTCTGGCTGGCCCTGGAGGCGCTGGAACTGGCGATACACAAACGGTTCGACGTGGTGGTACTCGTGGCGGGAGACGGCGACTACCTGCCTCTGGTGCGCAAACTCAACACCCTCGGAACCCGCGTCTGCGTTTTGGGATGGGATTTCGAATATACCGACAACCAGGGAAACCGGCGCCAGACCCGCACCGCCCAGACCCTTCTCAACGAAGCCAACTACCCGATTCTGATGAGTACGCTCATCGATGACCGCGCCCGTAGAAACGATCCGCTGGTCGAAGAGCTTTTCATCGCCTCCGCCGCGCCCCGGTTGCCAAGAAGCAGCGAAAGGGCGGAGAAGGGAACGGTGCTTTCCGTCAAGGAGGGCTACGGATTCATCCGCCCGGAGAATGGCGGGGAGAATCTCTTTTTCCACTACAGCGACCTGGAAGATATCGACTGGAACGAACTAAGAGAAGGGGAGAGGGTCTGTTACGAAGCGGGGCGGAACGAAAAGGGGCCCTGCGCCCACCGGGTGCACCGCTGCACCGGCTGA
- a CDS encoding IS110 family transposase: protein MRYFLGIDVSKSSFDIALLDGQSGQIRHEKLSMDKEGFNALMAHLKPLEKEELFVVMESTGIYHLPLLSFLLECGFVCSVVNPTLLKHHIQSSTLRKSKTDRKDALAIARFASLHYRELKPIEGTQALQSIRPLLKEREALSKEVARLKTDIKALVDQLFPELSKNTNIYTRSILHLLLQAPSRKRVRNLKEKKIQRILDEASGNKATLSAKEILAWAKGSIGLNNPHLETVLQSKIRRLQHVQAEIETLEKAIAEAVRDEHLDDSIDTLTSIPGVGSTTATHFVAHIGSIERFTSVKQLCAFVGFDPSIRQSGSSIDGRGHISKRGHASLRRTLWQMSLGVIRHIPKYRAYYEKKRKEGKAFKQAVVAVGNKLLRLIFTLLKNQTQFDHKLAEVGVTS from the coding sequence ATGCGATACTTTCTTGGAATCGACGTCTCCAAGAGCAGTTTCGATATCGCGCTTCTTGATGGACAAAGCGGCCAGATCCGTCACGAGAAGCTCTCCATGGACAAAGAGGGCTTTAATGCGCTGATGGCGCATCTGAAACCTCTTGAGAAGGAGGAGCTCTTTGTCGTGATGGAGTCGACCGGCATCTACCATCTGCCCCTGCTTTCGTTTCTGCTGGAGTGTGGCTTTGTCTGCAGCGTGGTCAACCCCACGCTGCTAAAGCATCACATCCAATCCTCTACACTCAGAAAGAGCAAGACCGACCGCAAGGACGCCCTGGCCATCGCGCGCTTCGCTTCGCTACACTACAGGGAGCTCAAGCCCATCGAGGGCACGCAGGCTCTGCAGAGCATCCGGCCCCTGCTCAAAGAGCGCGAAGCGCTCAGCAAGGAGGTGGCCAGGCTGAAAACCGACATCAAGGCGTTGGTCGATCAGCTCTTTCCCGAACTTTCAAAGAACACCAATATCTATACCCGGAGCATATTACATCTGCTCCTGCAAGCCCCTTCACGCAAGCGCGTGAGGAACTTGAAGGAGAAGAAGATCCAGCGCATTTTGGACGAAGCCAGCGGCAACAAGGCGACGCTTTCGGCCAAAGAGATCCTGGCCTGGGCCAAAGGCTCCATCGGCCTCAACAACCCCCATCTCGAAACCGTGCTGCAATCGAAAATCCGACGGCTCCAGCATGTCCAGGCGGAGATCGAAACCCTCGAAAAGGCCATCGCCGAAGCGGTGAGAGATGAGCATCTCGACGACTCCATCGATACACTCACCTCCATTCCCGGTGTCGGCTCCACCACCGCTACCCACTTCGTCGCCCACATCGGCTCCATTGAACGTTTCACCTCGGTCAAACAGCTTTGTGCCTTCGTCGGTTTCGATCCCTCCATTCGCCAAAGCGGCAGCTCCATCGATGGCAGAGGACACATCTCCAAAAGAGGACACGCCTCACTCAGGCGTACTCTTTGGCAGATGAGCCTGGGTGTCATTCGCCACATTCCCAAATACAGGGCCTACTACGAAAAAAAGCGCAAAGAAGGCAAAGCCTTCAAGCAGGCTGTCGTCGCTGTGGGCAATAAACTGCTTCGTCTCATATTCACGCTGTTAAAGAACCAAACCCAATTCGACCACAAATTGGCCGAAGTCGGTGTCACTTCGTGA
- a CDS encoding thioredoxin domain-containing protein, with protein sequence MPNRLAHEDSPYLQQHAGNPVDWWPWCDEAFEKAIRENKPIFLSIGYSSCHWCHVMEREVFEDETIAAYLNAHFVSIKVDREERPDIDKYYQSVHQLLNQRPGGWPLSIFMTPDKKPFFAGTYIPPKRKYNMMGFLELIEVIHKKWTESPQDIVKNAEEIQRYLTPGGGPVKATKLEENLADRFLAQAADSYDARYGGFSPAPKFPHTSTIELLLDLHRLKKSDDALSMATHTLKNMAKGGLYDLVDGGFCRYSTDDRWLVPHFEKMTYDNALLIQTYLKAWHATKESFYLDIAEETIAFMQEKMMEVNLFYSASDADTEGEEGKYFVYGYDEVMEALVDNGFSKQEAAEICRALSITPEGNFEGKNIVRNESLATYPWWPRVRQILRAIRAARPYPFIDKKIITSWNAMMVKALFMAADIDDRHLKDAVDAMDALLAMMLKDDTLYHSALIRKTPTIEGFLEDYAYLCDALLAAYAATFDEIWLLKAQKLAEKAVALFYEGGKWTFSRGEFPVEADISDTSYPASAAVMCDALLTLGSLLDPEYAHIAFKTMEYYSLKIARYPIYHPTFTKAALRYLKQDTVVKSLPNRLADVKPLLDDLPNPFILLKAEMTPDYMTCNRTSCFANAKTLDALREALS encoded by the coding sequence ATGCCCAACCGACTCGCACACGAAGACTCTCCCTACCTGCAGCAGCATGCCGGAAACCCCGTCGACTGGTGGCCCTGGTGCGACGAGGCGTTCGAAAAAGCGATCAGAGAGAACAAGCCCATCTTCCTTTCCATCGGCTACTCCAGCTGCCACTGGTGCCATGTGATGGAGCGGGAAGTGTTCGAGGATGAAACCATCGCCGCCTACCTCAACGCCCATTTCGTCTCCATCAAGGTCGACAGAGAGGAGCGGCCCGACATCGACAAGTACTACCAGAGCGTCCACCAGCTTCTCAACCAGCGCCCCGGAGGATGGCCCCTCTCCATATTCATGACACCGGACAAGAAACCCTTCTTCGCCGGAACCTACATTCCCCCAAAACGCAAATACAACATGATGGGCTTTCTCGAACTGATCGAGGTGATCCACAAAAAGTGGACCGAATCGCCCCAGGATATCGTCAAAAACGCCGAAGAGATCCAGCGCTACCTGACACCCGGTGGCGGGCCCGTCAAAGCGACGAAACTGGAGGAGAACCTGGCGGACCGTTTCCTGGCCCAGGCCGCCGACAGCTACGACGCCCGCTACGGCGGCTTCTCCCCCGCACCCAAATTTCCCCACACCTCCACCATCGAACTGCTGCTGGACCTGCATCGGCTCAAAAAGAGCGACGACGCCCTCTCCATGGCGACCCATACTCTGAAAAACATGGCCAAAGGCGGGCTCTACGACCTGGTCGACGGGGGATTTTGCCGCTACAGCACCGACGACAGGTGGCTGGTGCCCCACTTCGAAAAGATGACCTACGACAACGCCCTGCTGATTCAAACCTACCTCAAAGCGTGGCATGCGACGAAAGAGTCCTTCTATCTCGACATCGCCGAAGAGACCATCGCCTTCATGCAGGAGAAGATGATGGAGGTAAATCTCTTCTACAGCGCCAGCGATGCCGATACGGAGGGGGAAGAGGGAAAATATTTCGTCTACGGCTACGACGAGGTGATGGAGGCTCTCGTAGACAATGGTTTCTCGAAACAGGAGGCGGCCGAGATCTGCCGGGCCCTCTCCATCACTCCCGAAGGCAATTTCGAAGGGAAGAACATTGTTAGAAACGAAAGCCTGGCAACCTACCCGTGGTGGCCCCGGGTGAGGCAGATCCTGCGTGCCATCCGTGCTGCGCGCCCCTACCCTTTCATCGACAAAAAAATTATCACCTCCTGGAACGCCATGATGGTCAAAGCCCTTTTCATGGCCGCCGACATCGACGACCGGCACCTGAAGGATGCAGTCGACGCCATGGACGCCCTGCTGGCGATGATGCTGAAAGACGACACCCTCTACCACAGCGCACTGATCCGCAAGACCCCGACCATCGAAGGGTTTCTGGAAGATTACGCCTACCTCTGTGACGCGCTGCTTGCCGCCTATGCCGCCACCTTCGACGAAATTTGGCTCCTCAAGGCCCAGAAGCTGGCCGAAAAGGCGGTCGCCCTCTTCTACGAAGGGGGAAAATGGACCTTCAGCCGGGGCGAATTTCCCGTGGAGGCGGACATCTCCGACACCAGCTACCCCGCCAGTGCGGCGGTCATGTGCGACGCCCTTTTGACACTGGGAAGCCTGCTGGACCCCGAATACGCCCATATTGCCTTCAAGACAATGGAGTACTACTCCCTCAAAATCGCCCGTTATCCGATCTACCACCCCACCTTCACCAAAGCCGCCCTGCGATACCTAAAACAGGATACCGTCGTCAAATCGCTTCCCAACAGGCTTGCGGATGTGAAACCCCTTCTGGACGACCTGCCGAACCCCTTCATTCTGCTCAAAGCGGAGATGACACCCGATTACATGACATGCAACCGCACCAGCTGCTTCGCCAACGCCAAAACTCTGGATGCGTTGAGAGAGGCCCTTTCGTAG
- a CDS encoding OprD family outer membrane porin: MKKTLLPASAAFLLCTELMAAQPQNDPRSIREILGQVNPIAHTKAQVRVGFIDWRAEGKNPDPDTSAFAVGGHLHIDSKRWYGLMAGAEAYVVADPGCNSDDPQKVNADFFDADRDGFATLSQAFLDGKWGNTGIKAGRQMIDTPHADSDDIRMMPNYFLAYMLTNNDIEGLTLTLGQIDQMGGWENGIDAKKFISVEKVLGAERSTDGIYLASALYEGFENLSLQAWYYDFTDIADVFYLEAGYTLPTSLATFVFGLQYDTAKERGKALLGRVDSATWGVSVEAGFENGLTLMAAYNRDDGDTGAFASLGGGPFFTSLEDQTLDAVGQKGDAWIVAAGYDFGGIGLEGLNAGITYGRFEADESAAYKTDETDIAAEYAITDRFQLTAALALVNDKTAADNDFNQFRMIANYNFTTGGE, encoded by the coding sequence ATGAAAAAAACATTGCTTCCGGCTTCGGCCGCGTTTCTGCTCTGCACGGAACTTATGGCTGCGCAGCCGCAGAACGACCCCCGCTCCATTCGGGAGATTCTGGGCCAGGTCAATCCCATCGCCCATACCAAAGCGCAGGTGCGCGTCGGATTTATCGACTGGCGTGCGGAAGGGAAAAACCCTGACCCCGATACCAGCGCTTTCGCCGTGGGAGGCCATCTTCATATCGACTCCAAACGGTGGTACGGCCTGATGGCAGGCGCCGAAGCCTATGTGGTGGCGGACCCGGGATGCAACAGCGACGACCCCCAAAAGGTGAATGCCGATTTCTTCGACGCGGACAGGGACGGGTTCGCCACCCTCTCCCAGGCTTTCCTTGACGGCAAATGGGGCAACACCGGGATCAAAGCGGGACGGCAGATGATCGACACGCCCCATGCCGACAGTGACGACATCCGTATGATGCCCAACTACTTTCTCGCATATATGCTCACAAACAACGACATCGAAGGGCTGACCCTGACACTGGGGCAGATCGACCAGATGGGAGGATGGGAGAACGGCATCGACGCCAAGAAGTTCATCTCCGTCGAAAAGGTGCTGGGTGCGGAGCGTTCGACGGACGGCATCTACCTCGCCTCCGCCCTTTACGAGGGGTTTGAAAACCTCTCCCTACAGGCATGGTACTACGACTTCACAGATATCGCCGACGTCTTCTACCTGGAGGCGGGCTACACCCTTCCTACTTCCCTGGCCACCTTTGTATTCGGCCTTCAGTACGACACCGCCAAAGAGCGGGGAAAAGCGCTTCTGGGGCGCGTCGACAGCGCCACATGGGGTGTCAGCGTCGAAGCCGGATTTGAAAACGGCCTGACGCTCATGGCCGCCTATAACCGGGATGACGGCGATACGGGGGCATTCGCGAGCCTTGGCGGCGGCCCCTTCTTCACCTCCTTAGAAGACCAGACCCTCGATGCCGTCGGCCAAAAAGGGGACGCATGGATCGTCGCCGCGGGGTACGATTTTGGCGGCATCGGCCTGGAAGGGCTCAACGCCGGCATCACCTACGGCCGTTTCGAGGCCGATGAAAGCGCTGCCTACAAAACCGACGAAACCGACATCGCCGCGGAATACGCCATCACCGACCGGTTTCAGTTGACGGCGGCGCTGGCCCTGGTGAACGACAAAACCGCCGCCGACAACGACTTCAACCAGTTCAGGATGATCGCCAACTATAATTTCACCACGGGAGGCGAATGA
- the feoB gene encoding ferrous iron transport protein B, whose translation MKTIKIALVGQPNVGKSQLINAISGAHLHVGNFSGVTVEYKEVEFDRGDYHIEMIDLPGLYSLDAYTPEEEVTKRYLLEESYDLIINVVDANTIARNLNLTLQLCTLQKKMVVAFNMYDEVKRRGGAIDTEAFHNITGIRAVNTSAKEGIGVEELFRAAIETYERDGGRCKLAYDERIEEEADKIAAILKKEHFPLPPRFVAIRLLQEDKEIYQMVHDRPIFLEVHEPLQKAIERLKIEFDEESAKDVFTDERVALAKGIVHQILKAPEKETLTDRIDGILIHPILGLPIFLAFMYAIFWLTFEVGSIPMDYIDATFSNIADAVGKVLPEGFVSKAVVEGIIPAVSAVVMFLPNILILFFGINILEQTGYMARAAYVMDGVLKRFGLQGKSFIPLVSGFGCTVPAYMAARTLKNPKDRLITMLVLGFMSCGARLPVYVLLVGAFFAPSIQSDVMFAIYVGGAILGLITAKVLRLTLFKGEPEPFVMEMPKYRFPSLRALGLDLWIKTKMYLQKAGTFIAAAAFIVWFLSSYPVDRDAVAQYEKKIELAQSEEAKTKIEDEMNAYILEHSYLADLGKTVEPVLRPIGFDWKLSVAAISGLAAKEVIVSTMAVLYHTNDQDENLTDVIRKNIPFAAAVSMIILVMIYSPCLAAMSTFYAEIPQWAWRTFYTVYPNVLAWILAFISYHILT comes from the coding sequence ATGAAAACCATCAAAATCGCCCTGGTCGGGCAACCCAATGTGGGCAAAAGCCAGCTCATCAACGCCATCAGCGGCGCCCATCTGCATGTCGGGAACTTTTCCGGCGTCACGGTGGAGTACAAGGAGGTCGAATTCGACCGCGGCGACTACCACATCGAGATGATCGACCTTCCGGGCCTCTACTCTCTGGATGCCTACACCCCCGAAGAGGAGGTGACGAAAAGGTATCTGCTCGAAGAGAGCTACGACCTCATCATTAACGTCGTCGACGCCAACACGATCGCCAGAAACCTCAACCTCACCCTGCAGCTGTGCACACTACAAAAGAAGATGGTCGTCGCATTCAATATGTACGACGAGGTCAAAAGGCGCGGCGGTGCCATCGACACGGAAGCCTTCCACAACATCACCGGCATCCGGGCGGTCAACACCTCCGCCAAGGAGGGCATCGGAGTCGAGGAACTCTTCCGGGCCGCCATCGAAACCTACGAGCGTGACGGGGGAAGGTGCAAGCTCGCCTACGACGAACGCATCGAAGAGGAGGCGGATAAGATCGCCGCCATCCTCAAGAAAGAGCATTTTCCCCTTCCTCCCCGCTTCGTGGCGATTCGGCTGCTGCAGGAGGACAAGGAGATCTACCAGATGGTCCACGACCGCCCCATCTTTCTGGAGGTACACGAACCGCTCCAGAAGGCGATCGAACGGCTCAAGATCGAATTTGACGAAGAGAGTGCGAAAGATGTCTTCACCGACGAGCGTGTGGCGCTCGCCAAGGGGATCGTCCACCAGATCCTCAAAGCGCCGGAGAAAGAGACCCTGACAGACCGCATCGACGGCATTCTGATCCACCCGATCCTGGGACTCCCGATTTTTCTGGCCTTCATGTACGCCATCTTCTGGCTCACATTCGAAGTGGGATCGATCCCGATGGATTACATCGACGCGACCTTCTCCAACATCGCCGACGCCGTGGGGAAGGTCCTGCCCGAGGGGTTCGTCTCCAAGGCGGTCGTGGAGGGTATCATTCCCGCCGTCAGCGCCGTGGTGATGTTTCTACCCAACATCCTCATCCTCTTTTTCGGCATCAACATTTTGGAGCAGACCGGCTACATGGCCCGGGCCGCCTACGTCATGGACGGGGTGCTCAAACGCTTCGGCCTGCAGGGCAAGTCCTTCATTCCTCTGGTGAGCGGCTTCGGGTGTACGGTGCCCGCCTATATGGCCGCCAGGACGCTCAAGAACCCCAAGGACCGCCTCATTACGATGCTGGTGCTGGGCTTCATGAGCTGCGGCGCGCGCCTGCCGGTCTATGTACTGCTGGTGGGCGCTTTTTTCGCCCCGTCCATCCAATCCGACGTCATGTTCGCCATCTATGTCGGGGGAGCGATTCTTGGGCTCATCACGGCCAAAGTGCTGCGCCTGACGCTTTTTAAAGGCGAACCGGAGCCTTTCGTGATGGAGATGCCCAAATACCGCTTCCCTTCCCTCAGGGCCCTGGGGCTGGATCTGTGGATCAAGACGAAGATGTACCTCCAGAAGGCGGGGACCTTCATCGCCGCAGCCGCCTTCATTGTCTGGTTCCTGAGCAGCTACCCGGTCGACCGCGATGCGGTGGCACAGTATGAGAAGAAGATCGAACTGGCCCAGAGCGAGGAGGCGAAAACGAAGATCGAAGACGAAATGAACGCCTACATCCTCGAACACAGCTATCTGGCGGATCTGGGCAAGACGGTCGAGCCGGTTCTGCGCCCCATCGGATTCGACTGGAAGCTGAGCGTGGCGGCCATATCGGGCCTGGCCGCCAAAGAGGTGATCGTCTCCACGATGGCGGTCCTCTACCACACCAACGACCAGGATGAAAACCTGACCGACGTGATCAGAAAGAACATCCCCTTCGCCGCGGCGGTTTCGATGATCATCCTGGTGATGATTTACTCGCCGTGCCTGGCGGCCATGAGCACCTTCTACGCCGAAATTCCCCAGTGGGCCTGGCGGACCTTCTATACCGTCTACCCCAACGTGCTGGCGTGGATTCTGGCCTTCATCAGCTACCACATCCTGACATAG